A genomic stretch from Erigeron canadensis isolate Cc75 chromosome 9, C_canadensis_v1, whole genome shotgun sequence includes:
- the LOC122582006 gene encoding proline--tRNA ligase, cytoplasmic-like isoform X1: MDGGKEDNNANNTSNVVPKSSKGRKKETGLGLTHTKDGNFGEWYSEVVTKGEMIEYSDISGCYTLRPTSTHIWRILQKFFEPEIEKMEVEECYFELFVSNKSLQKEKDHIQGFAPEVAWVTRSGDSDLENPIAIRPTSETIIYPKFSKWIRGHRDLPKKVYQYCNVVRWELSNPTPFIRCREFLWQEGHTAHATKEEADIEVLQILELYRRLYEEYLAVPVIKGKKSELEKFAGGLYTTTVEAFIPNTGRSVQGATSHCLGQNFAKMFEVKFEDEKGEKALAWQNSWGYSIRMIGVMVMVHSDDKGLVMPPKVSAVQVIVINVPHNDSDVNRKIENACLETVEALCAMGIRVKQDPRDNYTPGWKYAHWEMKGVPLRIEIGSRDLENKQVRTVRRDNGAKVNVPMAGLADTVKVMLDDIQQSMFLVAKDKRDACVQVIKTWDEFIEALGQKKLILAPWCDEEEVEKHVKAKTKEESGACKTLCSPIDQPEMPEGTLCFASGKPAKKWTYWGRSY; the protein is encoded by the exons atggATGGTGGAAAAGAAGATAACAATGCCAACAACACATCTAATGTTGTTCCCAAATCCAGCA AGGGAAGGAAGAAGGAGACTGGTCTAGGCCTTACCCATACTAAAGATGGCAACTTTGGGGAATGGTATTCtgag gTTGTTACAAAAGGTGAAATGATTGAATATTCTGATATATCTGGCTGTTATACTCTCCGGCCAACGTCAACGCACATTTGGAGGATATTGCAA AAATTTTTTGAGCCAGAAATAGAGAAGATGGAGGTTGAAGAATGCTACTTTGAACTTTTTGTGTCTAATAAATCTCTACAAAAGGAAAAGGATCACATACAGGGTTTTGCTCCTGAG gtTGCTTGGGTCACAAGATCCGGTGACTCCGATTTGGAAAATCCCATTGCTATTCGCCCAACAAGCGAAACTATCATATATCCAAAATTCTCTAAGTGGATCAGGGGACATCGTGACCTGCCCAAAAAAGTTTATCAATATTGTAATGTTGTTCGATGGGAGTTGAGTAACCCTACTCCATTTATCAG ATGTCGTGAGTTTCTTTGGCAAGAAGGGCACACGGCTCATGCAACGAAAGAGGAGGCAGACATTGAG GTTCTACAAATTCTGGAATTATACAGGCGCCTATATGAGGAGTACTTGGCCGTACCTGTTATCAAAGGCAAAAAAAGCGAACTAGAGAAGTTTGCAGGTGGTCTTTATACAACTACTGTTGAG GCGTTTATTCCAAATACAGGACGTAGCGTACAAGGTGCAACGTCCCATTGCTTGGGCCAGAATTTTGCTAAGATGTTTGAGGTGAAGTTCGAGGatgaaaaaggtgaaaaagCTTTGGCCTGGCAGAACTCATGGGGATACAGTATTAGGATG ATTGGGGTAATGGTTATGGTGCACAGTGATGATAAAGGCCTGGTCATGCCTCCTAAAGTTTCAGCAGTTCAAGTTATTGTGATTAATGTGCCCCACAACGATTCAGATGTTaatagaaaaatagaaaatgcaTGCTTGGAGACGGTAGAAGCTTTATGTGCCATGGGTATACGTGTGAAACAAGACCCCAGAGATAACTATACACCTGGATGGAAGTATGCTCACTGGGAAATGAAAGGTGTTCCTTTGAGAATCGAAATAGGTTCAAGGGACCTGGAAAATAAGCAG gtACGCACTGTTCGTCGTGACAACGGCGCAAAGGTCAATGTTCCCATGGCCGGGCTTGCTGATACAGTAAAAGTGATGTTGGATGACATTCAACAAAGCATGTTTTTAGTTGCTAAAGACAAACGGGATGCGTGTGTCCAAGTTATAAAAACATGGGATGAATTCATTGAAGCATTGGGCCAAAAGAAGTTGATCTTGGCTCCATGGTGTGACGAAGAG GAAGTTGAGAAACATGTAAAAGCTAAAACTAAAGAGGAGTCAGGAGCCTGTAAGACGCTTTGCTCTCCAATTGATCAGCCTGAAATGCCTGAAG GCACATTATGCTTTGCATCAGGGAAACCTGCAAAGAAATGGACTTATTGGGGACGGAGTTATTAA
- the LOC122581513 gene encoding NAC domain-containing protein 76-like, which translates to MMSTEDGRLSVPPGFRFHPTDEELLYYYLRKKVSCEAIDLDVIREVDLNKLEPWDLKDKCSIGSGPQNEWYFFSHKDKKYPTGTRTNRATTAGFWKATGRDKAIHLLSNSNRIGLRKTLVFYTGRAPHGQKTEWIMHEYRLDDQFSNAAAPSDVQEDGWVVCRVFKKKDLIKSPFQVGDHHQDHTLHVKDDDHQLVDKELHLQAVHSYDRNITTSATLFDGSMHLPQLLASPHEQTPYYLAPGHDGNLVNTNYNNGTSNMMISDMDCSRNLLSLMSVNRSGCDCSSTVYQSQDEPLLATSNVAADWSFLDKLLTSNQHHPGFTLNHHNHQGTSNDLSHSQPFRHPEVNPSYLGYENDILKFSN; encoded by the exons ATGATGTCTACGGAAGATGGGAGACTCTCGGTGCCTCCAGGATTCCGGTTCCATCCAACAGATGAGGAGTTGCTATACTACTATCTACGGAAAAAGGTTTCCTGCGAGGCCATTGATCTTGATGTAATTAGAGAAGTGGATCTCAACAAACTAGAACCATGGGATCTTAAAG ATAAGTGCAGCATTGGTTCGGGTCCACAGAACGAATGGTACTTCTTTAGCCACAAGGATAAAAAGTATCCTACTGGAACTAGGACAAACCGAGCTACGACTGCTGGATTTTGGAAAGCAACTGGCAGGGACAAGGCCATCCATCTTCTTAGCAATTCAAACAGAATTGGGTTGCGGAAAACCCTTGTGTTTTACACGGGACGTGCCCCTCATGGTCAGAAAACTGAGTGGATCATGCATGAATACCGCTTAGATGATCAGTTTTCGAATGCTGCTGCACCATCTGACGTCCAG GAAGATGGTTGGGTTGTATGTCGAGTGTTCAAGAAAAAGGACCTTATCAAAAGCCCATTTCAAGTTGGCGATCATCATCAAGATCATACTCTTCATGTTAAAGACGATGACCATCAGTTAGTTGATAAAGAATTGCACCTGCAAGCTGTGCATAGCTATGACCGCAACATTACTACTAGTGCAACCTTATTTGATGGTTCCATGCATCTTCCTCAGCTTTTGGCTTCTCCACACGAGCAAACACCGTATTATCTAGCACCGGGTCATGATGGTAATTTGGTCAATACCAACTACAATAATGGGACTAGTAACATGATGATCAGTGATATGGATTGTTCAAGGAATTTGTTGAGTTTAATGTCAGTCAATCGGTCTGGTTGTGATTGCAGTAGTACTGTATATCAGTCACAAGACGAGCCACTATTAGCTACCAGTAATGTGGCTGCAGACTGGTCCTTCCTTGACAAGCTTCTAACTTCCAACCAACATCACCCCGGCTTTACCCTTAATCATCACAATCATCAAGGCACGTCTAATGATCTTTCACATTCCCAACCTTTTCGTCATCCAGAAGTGAACCCCTCATACCTTGGGTATGAAAACGATATTTTGAAGTTCTCCAACTAG
- the LOC122582006 gene encoding proline--tRNA ligase, cytoplasmic-like isoform X2: MVVTKGEMIEYSDISGCYTLRPTSTHIWRILQKFFEPEIEKMEVEECYFELFVSNKSLQKEKDHIQGFAPEVAWVTRSGDSDLENPIAIRPTSETIIYPKFSKWIRGHRDLPKKVYQYCNVVRWELSNPTPFIRCREFLWQEGHTAHATKEEADIEVLQILELYRRLYEEYLAVPVIKGKKSELEKFAGGLYTTTVEAFIPNTGRSVQGATSHCLGQNFAKMFEVKFEDEKGEKALAWQNSWGYSIRMIGVMVMVHSDDKGLVMPPKVSAVQVIVINVPHNDSDVNRKIENACLETVEALCAMGIRVKQDPRDNYTPGWKYAHWEMKGVPLRIEIGSRDLENKQVRTVRRDNGAKVNVPMAGLADTVKVMLDDIQQSMFLVAKDKRDACVQVIKTWDEFIEALGQKKLILAPWCDEEEVEKHVKAKTKEESGACKTLCSPIDQPEMPEGTLCFASGKPAKKWTYWGRSY, encoded by the exons ATG gTTGTTACAAAAGGTGAAATGATTGAATATTCTGATATATCTGGCTGTTATACTCTCCGGCCAACGTCAACGCACATTTGGAGGATATTGCAA AAATTTTTTGAGCCAGAAATAGAGAAGATGGAGGTTGAAGAATGCTACTTTGAACTTTTTGTGTCTAATAAATCTCTACAAAAGGAAAAGGATCACATACAGGGTTTTGCTCCTGAG gtTGCTTGGGTCACAAGATCCGGTGACTCCGATTTGGAAAATCCCATTGCTATTCGCCCAACAAGCGAAACTATCATATATCCAAAATTCTCTAAGTGGATCAGGGGACATCGTGACCTGCCCAAAAAAGTTTATCAATATTGTAATGTTGTTCGATGGGAGTTGAGTAACCCTACTCCATTTATCAG ATGTCGTGAGTTTCTTTGGCAAGAAGGGCACACGGCTCATGCAACGAAAGAGGAGGCAGACATTGAG GTTCTACAAATTCTGGAATTATACAGGCGCCTATATGAGGAGTACTTGGCCGTACCTGTTATCAAAGGCAAAAAAAGCGAACTAGAGAAGTTTGCAGGTGGTCTTTATACAACTACTGTTGAG GCGTTTATTCCAAATACAGGACGTAGCGTACAAGGTGCAACGTCCCATTGCTTGGGCCAGAATTTTGCTAAGATGTTTGAGGTGAAGTTCGAGGatgaaaaaggtgaaaaagCTTTGGCCTGGCAGAACTCATGGGGATACAGTATTAGGATG ATTGGGGTAATGGTTATGGTGCACAGTGATGATAAAGGCCTGGTCATGCCTCCTAAAGTTTCAGCAGTTCAAGTTATTGTGATTAATGTGCCCCACAACGATTCAGATGTTaatagaaaaatagaaaatgcaTGCTTGGAGACGGTAGAAGCTTTATGTGCCATGGGTATACGTGTGAAACAAGACCCCAGAGATAACTATACACCTGGATGGAAGTATGCTCACTGGGAAATGAAAGGTGTTCCTTTGAGAATCGAAATAGGTTCAAGGGACCTGGAAAATAAGCAG gtACGCACTGTTCGTCGTGACAACGGCGCAAAGGTCAATGTTCCCATGGCCGGGCTTGCTGATACAGTAAAAGTGATGTTGGATGACATTCAACAAAGCATGTTTTTAGTTGCTAAAGACAAACGGGATGCGTGTGTCCAAGTTATAAAAACATGGGATGAATTCATTGAAGCATTGGGCCAAAAGAAGTTGATCTTGGCTCCATGGTGTGACGAAGAG GAAGTTGAGAAACATGTAAAAGCTAAAACTAAAGAGGAGTCAGGAGCCTGTAAGACGCTTTGCTCTCCAATTGATCAGCCTGAAATGCCTGAAG GCACATTATGCTTTGCATCAGGGAAACCTGCAAAGAAATGGACTTATTGGGGACGGAGTTATTAA